Proteins found in one Bacilli bacterium genomic segment:
- a CDS encoding response regulator transcription factor produces MLKEEQRNEKVKLLIVDDHQLFREGLKRILNMENDMEVIGECSDGLQAIEACNSLQPDVVLMDINMPVENGVAATEHLREIFPAVKILILSLHDDESYVFETLRKGASGYLLKDMEAESLINAIRSVVAGYAFIHPKVTGKLINQLRRMTYLQESGVLGKDSKAMEAGVKYVQTDDSPLTRREADVLRLMAEGKSNKAIGDYLFISEKTVKNHVSSILQKMEVDDRTQAVIQSIKNGWVTL; encoded by the coding sequence ATGTTGAAAGAAGAGCAAAGAAACGAAAAAGTCAAATTGTTGATAGTGGACGACCATCAGCTCTTTCGCGAAGGCCTGAAACGAATTTTGAACATGGAAAACGACATGGAAGTGATCGGCGAATGCAGCGACGGACTGCAGGCAATCGAAGCGTGCAACTCCTTGCAACCCGATGTCGTGCTGATGGATATCAACATGCCCGTGGAAAATGGCGTGGCGGCGACCGAACATCTTCGCGAAATTTTTCCGGCGGTCAAAATATTGATTCTTTCGTTGCATGACGATGAAAGTTACGTGTTTGAAACGTTGCGGAAAGGCGCTTCCGGTTACTTGCTCAAAGATATGGAAGCGGAATCGTTGATCAACGCCATTCGTTCCGTTGTGGCCGGATATGCGTTTATCCATCCGAAGGTAACCGGCAAATTGATCAACCAATTGCGCAGAATGACCTACCTGCAAGAAAGCGGAGTGCTCGGAAAAGACTCCAAGGCAATGGAAGCCGGCGTCAAATACGTGCAAACGGATGACAGCCCGCTCACGCGCAGGGAAGCGGACGTTTTGCGGCTCATGGCGGAAGGCAAAAGCAACAAGGCGATCGGCGATTACCTGTTCATCAGCGAGAAAACGGTCAAAAACCATGTCAGCAGCATCCTGCAAAAAATGGAAGTCGATGACCGCACGCAAGCCGTCATTCAATCGATCAAAAATGGCTGGGTGACGCTTTAA
- a CDS encoding sensor histidine kinase codes for MELHADAFDRIIKNAVNVLNDSKYQIFEISEHARTERDTLDNELRLVMEELSKTIDLVDELERKFKLARIRLSEVSKDFYRFKEEDIRNAYEFATSLQLDVSIQREKENHLKSRRDDLQKRIKAVEKTIERAETIGSQLNVVMEYLSGDLNQVTRILESAKNRQLLGLKIILAQEEERRRIAREIHDGVAQSLANVVLRSEIVERMLGKHDYAAIKDEVADLKGQVRNSLEDIRKIIFNLRPMALDDLGLIPTLRKFTHDFEDKTKIRTSFELIGKEMRLPSAMEVAIFRLVQEAFNNVVKHANASFVSLELTMQTQMVKIVISDNGVGFNVGSVQAQNDGSHFGLIGMKERIELLEGRFEITSVIKEGTTISMLIPISEQ; via the coding sequence ATGGAATTGCACGCGGATGCTTTTGACAGGATTATCAAAAATGCTGTAAATGTTTTGAATGACAGTAAATATCAAATTTTTGAAATCTCCGAGCATGCACGGACAGAGCGCGACACGCTGGATAACGAATTGCGTTTGGTAATGGAAGAGTTATCCAAAACGATCGATCTTGTCGACGAACTGGAACGCAAATTCAAGCTTGCCCGCATCCGTTTATCCGAAGTAAGCAAAGATTTTTACCGTTTCAAGGAGGAGGATATCAGAAACGCTTACGAATTCGCGACCAGTTTGCAGTTGGATGTCTCCATCCAGCGCGAAAAAGAAAATCATTTGAAATCAAGGCGGGATGATTTGCAGAAGCGGATTAAAGCGGTTGAAAAAACAATCGAGCGGGCTGAAACGATCGGTTCGCAACTCAATGTGGTAATGGAATACTTGTCCGGCGATTTAAATCAGGTAACCCGCATTTTGGAGTCGGCAAAGAACAGACAATTGCTCGGATTGAAAATCATTTTGGCGCAAGAAGAAGAGCGCAGGCGTATTGCCCGGGAAATACATGACGGGGTGGCCCAATCTTTGGCAAATGTCGTGTTGCGTTCGGAAATTGTCGAACGGATGCTTGGCAAGCATGATTATGCCGCCATCAAAGACGAAGTGGCTGATTTGAAAGGGCAAGTCCGCAACAGTTTGGAAGATATCCGTAAAATCATTTTCAATTTAAGGCCAATGGCTTTGGACGATCTTGGCCTTATCCCTACCTTGCGCAAATTCACACATGATTTCGAGGATAAAACGAAAATCCGCACGTCGTTCGAACTGATCGGCAAAGAAATGCGATTGCCGTCGGCAATGGAGGTGGCGATTTTCCGGCTGGTGCAAGAAGCGTTTAACAACGTTGTCAAGCATGCCAATGCTTCCTTTGTAAGCCTGGAGCTGACCATGCAGACGCAAATGGTCAAAATTGTCATTTCCGATAACGGCGTCGGATTCAATGTCGGTTCGGTGCAGGCGCAAAATGACGGTTCGCATTTCGGCCTTATCGGCATGAAGGAGCGGATCGAACTTCTGGAAGGGAGGTTTGAAATTACATCGGTGATCAAAGAAGGTACAACCATATCCATGTTGATTCCGATCAGTGAACAATAA